Genomic DNA from Anaerolineae bacterium:
CTGGGTAGTGAAGCACTGCAAACAGGTTTGATGGTGATGACCAAGCGGCTGGATACAGGCAGCCCTTGGGTGCTGCATAACAACCCTCGCGGCAAATATTTTAGTCCCGGCCCAGAAGGAAAGATAGCCAATCAAGATTACCTGCTGCGCGAAATTGTCCGGGCCAGCACGGCGGCGCCCCATTATTTTGAGCCGGAGGAAATAGAAGTGGCCAGGGGCGTGGCCGGGGCGTTTGTGGATGGCGGGGTTAGCCCTTACAATAACCCGGCTTTGCAATTACTGCTGTTGGCCACGCTGGACGGTTATGGTTATCACTGGCCGGTGGGTGAGGATAAATTGCTGCTGGTTTCGGTGGGTACCGGCTATCGAGAATTCAGGCTGGCGGCCAAAGAGGTAATGGCTATGCCGGCCATTCAACTGGCCGCCCAGTCTGTCCTTTCAATTATGGGCGATTGTGATTGGCTGGGCCAAACCGTGCTGCAACTGTTATCGCGCAGCGCCACGCCCTGGCCAATTGATAGTGAAGTAGGCGACTTGCAGCAAGACGTGTTAGGGAGCGGGGCCGCGTGGATAACTTATTTGCGTTACACGCTGGCCTATGAGGCCGCCTGGCTTAGCCGTCAGCTCAATATCCAGATGGATGAAGACGAGGCCGCCAGCCTGTATGCCATGGATAACCCCCAGAATGTGCAAAAGCTGTCTGAGTTGGGTGCTGCCGCGGCAATGGTCCAGGTGAAAGAAGAGCATTTTCCGGGAGGGTTTGATCTATAAACCTGATCTTAACTTGTTGACTTTGTCCATAAAAGGTTTGACCCGGTTAAAGTCAACCGCCTGCGCCCAGTGGCCGCTTTGTTTAAAGTAAGAACCCACAATGAGCGCGTCGGCAATAGCCAGATAGCGATCAACATTTTCTAAGGTAACGCCGGAGCCAACCAGAACCGGGATGGTGACTGATTCTTTGACGCGCTGCAACGCTTCCAGGCTGGCCGCAGCCCCGGTCACCGCGCCGGTCACAATCACCCCGTCGCTTAAAAAGAACTCCGCGGCGCGGGCCGTTTCAACAATGTCCACATCGGCGGTGAGGGCGTGGGCGCTATGTTTCTTTTTTATATCCGTCAGCACCAAAATATCAGCCGCGCCGATGTGGCGGCGATAGTGTAACAGCTTCCCGGCGCAGCCATCTATTAGGCCCTCATCGGCCACGTGCGCAAACACAAACCCCTCCACCCGCACAAAGTCGAGTCCGGCGGCCTGGGCAACGCCTAACGCTTCTTTGTTTGCCCCGGCCAGGATTTGCACCCCGCACGGCAGACCGGTTACATTTTTGACCTCGTAGCCTACTACGGCCATCGCCGCCACAATTTCTGGCCCAACCGCTCCCTTAAGATAAGGAACATCGTGCATATTCTCGATCATCAGCATGTCAATGCCGGCGTCTTGATAGATTTGCGCCTCTGTACGGGCCTGGTCAATAATTTCCGGCATGGCCCGCTGGCCCTTAGGAGTGCCGGGCAGCGGGTCAACGTGGATCACGCCGATGATGGCTTTTT
This window encodes:
- a CDS encoding BtpA/SgcQ family protein — its product is MKNFLKNKKAIIGVIHVDPLPGTPKGQRAMPEIIDQARTEAQIYQDAGIDMLMIENMHDVPYLKGAVGPEIVAAMAVVGYEVKNVTGLPCGVQILAGANKEALGVAQAAGLDFVRVEGFVFAHVADEGLIDGCAGKLLHYRRHIGAADILVLTDIKKKHSAHALTADVDIVETARAAEFFLSDGVIVTGAVTGAAASLEALQRVKESVTIPVLVGSGVTLENVDRYLAIADALIVGSYFKQSGHWAQAVDFNRVKPFMDKVNKLRSGL
- a CDS encoding patatin-like phospholipase family protein: MKHRTRDEHFFEPGPKRILALDGGGIRGALTLGYLQRIEHILRQRAGGDPEFRLCDYFDLIGGTSTGSIITTGLALGFSVTKIQQLYQNLSDEVFKKPLLRLGVFSSKFPQEPLVQALTEYFGDHTLGSEALQTGLMVMTKRLDTGSPWVLHNNPRGKYFSPGPEGKIANQDYLLREIVRASTAAPHYFEPEEIEVARGVAGAFVDGGVSPYNNPALQLLLLATLDGYGYHWPVGEDKLLLVSVGTGYREFRLAAKEVMAMPAIQLAAQSVLSIMGDCDWLGQTVLQLLSRSATPWPIDSEVGDLQQDVLGSGAAWITYLRYTLAYEAAWLSRQLNIQMDEDEAASLYAMDNPQNVQKLSELGAAAAMVQVKEEHFPGGFDL